The nucleotide sequence TCGGCGATCATATAGATGAAGACCTTCTCCGGGTCGCCGCCGGGCACGGTCCGAAACAGTCCGATACCGATCAGGCCGATGGCGACCGCTCCGGCCAGTGACAGGAACACCCAGACGATGGCGATCCCCATCGACCGCGAGAGTTTGGCGAGCGATCCGGCGCTCATGAAACGCACGAGGATATGGGGCTGGCCGAAATAGCCGAGCCCCCAGGCCGTCGCCGAGACGACAACGAGCAGGGCCGTCGGTCCGCCGGCCGGACGCAGGCTCTGCGCGATGTCTCTGAGCGTCATGGCCTCCCGGATCCCGGCGGCGCCTCCGGCCTGGCCGTAGGCCAGCAGCGGGACGAACACCAGCGCCACGACCATCAGCGCGCCCTGGAACAGGTCCGTCCAGCAGACCGCCAGAAAGCCCCCCAGGAACGTGTAGACGATGATGATCGCGCCGCCGAGGACGACGGCCGCCTCGTAGGAGACGCCGAAGGTGGACTCGAACAGCTTGCCCGCCGCGACCAGGCCGCTGGAGGCGTAGATCGTGAAGAAGATCAGAACGACGATGGCCGAAACGATTCGCAGCAGCCCCGTCGGGTCGCCGAAGCGCGCCTCGAAGAAGCAGGGCAGCGTGATCGAGCCGGTCGTCTCCGTGTAGACGCGCAGCCGGCGCGAGACGAGCAGCCAGTTCAGCACCGTGCCGACGAACAGCCCGACCGCGATCCAGGCGTTGACCAGGCCGCCGAGGTAGATCGCCCCCGGCAGGCCCATCAGCAGCCAGCCGCTCATGTCGCTGGCCTGGGCCGACAACGCCGTGACCCACGCACCCATCCTGCGCCCGCCGAGCAGGTACTCCTCGATGCTCTCGTTGCGCCGGTAGAAGTAGAACCCGATCCCCAGCAGCAGCACGAAATACAAAACAAACGTCACCACCGTCGCCGTCGTCATCGGTCAACCTGCTCCTCCCTCCACACCGCACCCCGGCAAGACGGCGTGCTCCATTCTTTCGCTGATCGGCGCGTCGTCCGTCGTGTCATCCTGAGCGAAGCGCAGCGCAGTCGAAGGATCTGGCCAAAGACTGGACATGAGTCCAATTCGCGACCAGATTCCTCGACTGCGCTCGGAATGACATGGTCGTGCGCTATGCGTTCTTGGGAGGGCCGCAACATAGATTCGTATCGAAACATCTTCTAACATACTGGACGCGCTCTCTGTCTTCGACAAGTCCTCGCGATGAGCTTCAAGTCGCATATCAGTTGGTACAGTGACCTCACTTCGCTGCCCTTCGCCCGAATCGCCTTGTCACGAATCTGCGCACTCGATCGATGATACCTTTCTCATCAGCGAATTGCCCCGCCGGCCCACCCGCTGTAAACAACACCGCGAACCGCGTCACCAGAGCACCGAGCAAAA is from Anaerobaca lacustris and encodes:
- the putP gene encoding sodium/proline symporter PutP; protein product: MTTATVVTFVLYFVLLLGIGFYFYRRNESIEEYLLGGRRMGAWVTALSAQASDMSGWLLMGLPGAIYLGGLVNAWIAVGLFVGTVLNWLLVSRRLRVYTETTGSITLPCFFEARFGDPTGLLRIVSAIVVLIFFTIYASSGLVAAGKLFESTFGVSYEAAVVLGGAIIIVYTFLGGFLAVCWTDLFQGALMVVALVFVPLLAYGQAGGAAGIREAMTLRDIAQSLRPAGGPTALLVVVSATAWGLGYFGQPHILVRFMSAGSLAKLSRSMGIAIVWVFLSLAGAVAIGLIGIGLFRTVPGGDPEKVFIYMIAEVTHPWIGGVMLAAILSAIMSTIDSQLLVSSSALTEDFYQKTIQRTAEQREVVLVGRICVVVISVVALLLALRPSDTILNIVAYAWGGFGAAFGPLVLFALFSKRTGWQAALAGMVVGTVVLVVWKQMGLGAHLYEIVPGFVANNLTIVLVNRFFPQTNEVVLRQFDEVFARVQGRTP